One region of Lampris incognitus isolate fLamInc1 chromosome 12, fLamInc1.hap2, whole genome shotgun sequence genomic DNA includes:
- the LOC130121801 gene encoding tripartite motif-containing protein 16-like produces the protein MAEQQQQQQGLLLDRDQLCCSICLDLLNQPVGLQCGHSYCRDCIESCWDKDEEKGVYSCPQCRQTFSPRPALVKNTMLAQIVENLKTTGNQQASPSADVSYAGPTDVACDFCTGTRPHKALMTCSACLASYCSTHLQPHYTVPVLKKHKLVSATARLQEKMCSSHDKLMEVYCRTDQQCICYLCTMDEHKGHDTVSAAAERAEIQKRLDVRRQKAQQRVKEREKEIKKLRQAVEDLKSSAQTAVEDSERIFTELMASIERRRSEVKELIRAQEKTAVSQAEELLLQLQEEMEEWRRSDSELEQLSHTDDHIHFLQKFKSLSLPAGSLDSPSIVVRPLRYFRDVTDVVSVLRDKLEHIMTHTWPRISSAASAVDVLLPPEPETREDCLLYCRPLTLDVNSAHQRVSLSEDNRKVTLTPRDLNYPPHSDRFTDYSQVLCKEGLSGRCYWEVTLSGGVGIAVSYKDIKRSSGDSAFGSDDKSWMLICFGGRYWFTHNSVVTEVSGPSSSRVGVFLDHEAGVLSFYSVSDTTTLLHKVNTTFTQPLYPGLGLWWCDGAVAEVMKVW, from the exons atggctgagcagcagcagcagcagcaggggttgTTGCTGGACAGAGATCAGTTGTGTTGTTCAATCTGTCTGGACCTCCTCAACCAGCCAGTCGGTCTTCAGTGTGGACACAGTTACTGTAGAGACTGTATAGAGAGCTGCTGGGACaaggatgaagagaagggagTGTACAGCTGTCCTCAGTGCAGACAGACCTTCAGTCCGAGGCCTGCCCTTGTGAAGAACACCATGCTGGCTCAG ATTGTGGAGAATCTGAAGACAACAGGGAACCAGCAGGCCTCTCCCTCTGCAGATGTGTCCTATGCTGGCCCCACAGATGTGGCCTGTGATTTCTGCACAGGGACTCGACCCCACAAAGCCCTTATGACCTGTTCAGCGTGCCTGGCCTCCTACTGCTCCACTCACCTCCAGCCTCACTACACTGTTCCTGTGCTGAAGAAGCACAAGCTGGTCTCTGCCACGGCCCGACTGCAGGAGAAGATGTGCTCCAGTCATGACAAGCTGATGGAGGTGTACTGTCGTACAGACCAGCAGTGTATCTGCTATCTGTGTACCATGGATGAACATAAGGGCCACGATACAGTGTCGGCTGCAGCAGAAAGGGCTGAGATACAG AAACGGCTGGATGTTCGTCGCCAGAAAGCCCAGCAGAGAGtcaaggagagagaaaaggagattaAGAAGCTGAGACAGGCTGTGGAGGATCTGAAG AGCTCTGCACAGACCGCAGTGGAGGACAGTGAGAGGATCTTCACTGAGCTGATGGCCTCCATTGAGAGGAGGCGCAGCGAGGTGAAGGAGCTCATCAGAGCCCAGGAGAAGACTGCAGTCAGTCAGGCTGAAGAGCTTCTCCTGCAGCtgcaggaggagatggaagagtGGAGGAGGAGCGATTCTGAGCTGGAGCAGCTGTCACACACTGACGACCACATCCATTTCCTTCAG AAATTcaagtctctctccctcccggctGGTTCTCTGGACTCACCGAGCATTGTTGTGCGTCCTCTGCGTTACTTCAGAGATGTGACTGATGTTGTGTCTGTCCTCAGAGACAAACTAGAACACATCATGACACACACATGGCCCAGGATTTCATCTGCAG CGTCTGCTGTAGATGTCTTACTGCCACCAGAACCAGAGACCAGAGAAGACTGTTTACTGT ATTGTCGTCCTCTCACGCTGGATGTGAACTCTGCCCATCAACGTGTCTCCCTGTCAGAGGACAACAGGAAGGTGACGCTGACACCACGAGACTTGAATTATCCTcctcattcagacaggtttactgACTATAGCCAAGTGCTGTGCAAGGAGGGCTTATCTGGACGCTGTTATTGGGAGGTGACATTAAGTGGTGGTGTTGGTATAGCAGTGTCATACAAAGACATCAAGAGATCATCAGGTGACTCAGCATTTGGTTCTGATGACAAGTCCTGGATGTTAATCTGCTTTGGGGGTCGTTACTGGTTCACACACAATAGTGTAGTAACAGAGGTGTCAGGTCCTTCCTCCTCCAGAGTAGGAGTGTTCCTGGACCACGAGGCAGGTGTTTTGTCTTTCTACAGCGTCTCTGACACAACCACCCTCCTCCACAAAGTCAACACCACTTTCACTCAGCCTCTCTATCCTGGACTTGGActgtggtggtgtgatggagcggttgcagaggtgatgaaggtctGGTAG